A genome region from Mesorhizobium sp. B2-1-8 includes the following:
- a CDS encoding type I secretion system permease/ATPase — MTGPSGLRPVFMRAIADVGIFSLLINILLLVIPLYLLQVYDRVLPSSSVETLVYLSGIAVLALAFLGLLDAIRAVYTQRVAATVDRKLGASTFAISLGAKYAGGLSPLRDLASVCAFVRSRGVAVLFDLPFAPAFLALLYLIHPVLFWVTVAGAVVLLFLVMANQLAIGRNDTLSTERSALASHAEQAFARNAETLRAMGMVENAAQVWGRHVAAALTFHDRSSSANAIFSGASRALRMMLQLAILGAGAWLVLQGQMTAGMIFASSLVSSRALQPLDQLIGAWRQIADARRAWTRLEKALAARPAEARKLILPDPAGAISAQDVFFMAPNARPGTEPILKRLTFAIGAGEALAIVGPSGAGKSTLARLLVGAAQPTGGSIRIDGADLGTWDESQLGKHVGYLAQEVELFPGSIAQNVARFDPEADDGAIVDAARRAQVHELILAQRDGYQTMIGPSDRALSGGERQRIGLARAFYGNPRILVLDEPSSHLDGSGEAALEAVLSAARTAGVTVVVITHQPSIAAACDRVMLLRGGMIEAFGPRSEMLRRSVVGKGVQQSTVVTGSFAPTIRAHGSFGS, encoded by the coding sequence ATGACTGGACCGTCGGGCCTGCGTCCGGTCTTCATGCGCGCCATCGCCGATGTCGGCATCTTCTCGTTGCTGATCAACATCCTGCTGCTCGTGATCCCGCTCTACCTGCTGCAGGTCTATGACCGCGTGCTGCCGTCCTCCAGCGTCGAGACGCTCGTCTATCTTTCGGGCATCGCGGTTCTCGCGCTCGCCTTCCTCGGGCTGCTGGACGCGATCCGTGCCGTCTACACGCAGCGCGTCGCGGCGACCGTCGACCGCAAGCTGGGTGCCAGCACCTTCGCCATTTCGCTCGGCGCAAAATATGCCGGCGGCCTGTCGCCGCTGCGCGACCTCGCCTCGGTCTGCGCCTTCGTCAGGTCGCGCGGCGTGGCGGTGCTGTTCGACCTGCCCTTCGCGCCGGCCTTCCTCGCCTTGCTGTATCTGATCCATCCGGTGCTGTTCTGGGTGACGGTGGCCGGCGCGGTGGTTCTGCTTTTCCTGGTCATGGCCAACCAGCTTGCCATCGGCAGGAACGATACCTTGTCCACGGAGCGGTCGGCCTTGGCCAGCCATGCGGAACAGGCCTTCGCCCGCAATGCGGAGACGCTGCGCGCCATGGGCATGGTGGAGAACGCCGCGCAGGTCTGGGGACGGCACGTAGCGGCTGCGCTCACCTTCCATGACCGTTCCTCGAGCGCCAATGCGATCTTCAGCGGCGCCTCGCGGGCGCTGCGCATGATGCTGCAGCTGGCGATCCTCGGCGCCGGCGCATGGCTGGTGCTTCAGGGGCAGATGACGGCCGGCATGATCTTCGCTTCGTCGCTGGTGTCGTCGCGCGCGCTGCAGCCGCTCGACCAGCTGATCGGCGCCTGGCGCCAGATCGCCGACGCCCGGCGGGCGTGGACACGGCTGGAAAAGGCGCTTGCGGCACGTCCGGCCGAGGCGCGAAAACTTATCCTGCCCGATCCGGCAGGCGCGATTTCCGCGCAGGACGTTTTCTTCATGGCGCCGAATGCCCGACCCGGCACGGAGCCCATCCTCAAGCGGCTGACCTTTGCGATCGGCGCCGGCGAAGCGTTGGCCATCGTCGGCCCGAGCGGCGCCGGCAAATCGACGCTGGCGCGGTTGCTCGTGGGGGCCGCACAGCCGACCGGCGGCTCAATCAGGATCGACGGCGCCGACCTCGGGACCTGGGACGAAAGCCAGCTCGGAAAGCATGTCGGATACCTCGCGCAGGAGGTCGAGCTCTTTCCAGGATCGATCGCGCAAAACGTCGCCCGCTTCGACCCGGAGGCGGATGACGGAGCGATCGTCGATGCGGCAAGGCGTGCCCAGGTGCATGAGTTGATCCTGGCGCAGCGCGATGGCTACCAGACCATGATCGGCCCGTCGGACAGGGCGCTGTCGGGCGGCGAGCGCCAGCGTATCGGGCTGGCGCGCGCCTTCTACGGCAATCCGCGGATCCTGGTGCTCGACGAGCCCAGTTCCCATCTCGACGGCAGCGGCGAGGCCGCGCTCGAGGCGGTGCTTTCGGCGGCGCGGACGGCCGGCGTCACGGTCGTCGTGATCACCCATCAGCCTTCGATCGCGGCTGCTTGCGACCGCGTGATGCTCTTGCGCGGCGGCATGATCGAAGCCTTTGGCCCAAGGAGCGAGATGCTGCGGCGGTCGGTCGTCGGCAAGGGCGTCCAGCAGAGCACGGTGGTGACCGGCTCGTTCGCCCCGACGATCCGCGCGCATGGCAGCTTCGGATCCTGA